One window of the Triticum dicoccoides isolate Atlit2015 ecotype Zavitan chromosome 3B, WEW_v2.0, whole genome shotgun sequence genome contains the following:
- the LOC119276951 gene encoding uncharacterized protein LOC119276951, whose protein sequence is MEGPFPLLVHDLGNRTDDCQTRFSISNQAVSTAAIHELKDYRCFESPQGWVLALEPASLHTFLWRPQDGQRISLPSPKQEFPRRCKCLLSDKPSSTSSCTVLVLDLDQPNLLVCRIGGSQWDSYNYELTMFLADDKPREIHMAKLKGIAAVGGKVYYTFTGHALGVVEFSPELSLTEFEVDMVELPDTMPFTSTYLVESCGDLFMVVVVFLGHNVHKIDKVDVYKMDFSRPEGCKVDRIGDRVFLLGGDSIGASNFGASCSASEHGLSSNCIYFLNNIAAEENYLHIFNLEKGTEEVQRPFRHKNGCLLPPPRPPMWLLPTDD, encoded by the coding sequence ATGGAAGGCCCCTTCCCATTGCTTGTGCATGATCTTGGGAACCGTACAGATGACTGCCAGACGCGGTTCAGCATCTCCAACCAGGCCGTGAGCACCGCAGCCATCCATGAACTCAAGGACTACAGGTGCTTCGAGTCTCCACAGGGCTGGGTGCTCGCGCTGGAACCTGCTTCCCTGCACACGTTCCTGTGGCGTCCTCAGGACGGCCAGAGGATCAGCCTTCCATCCCCAAAACAAGAATTTCCCAGGAGGTGCAAGTGCCTGCTTTCCGACAAGCCTAGCTCGACATCGTCTTGCACTGTTCTGGTCCTCGATCTTGACCAGCCTAATCTGTTGGTGTGCCGAATCGGAGGAAGCCAATGGGACTCTTACAACTATGAGCTCACCATGTTCCTCGCAGATGACAAGCCCCGGGAGATACATATGGCCAAACTTAAAGGCATTGCTGCTGTTGGGGGCAAGGTCTACTACACGTTCACGGGACACGCCCTTGGAGTAGTGGAGTTCAGCCCTGAGCTCAGCCTCACCGAGTTTGAAGTTGATATGGTTGAACTGCCCGACACCATGCCGTTTACTTCAACTTACTTGGTTGAATCATGTGGTGACCTCTTTATGGTGGTCGTTGTCTTTCTTGGACACAACGTGCACAAAATCGACAAGGTCGACGTGTATAAGATGGACTTCTCGAGGCCGGAAGGGTGCAAGGTGGACAGGATTGGTGATAGGGTGTTCCTCTTGGGTGGAGACAGCATCGGAGCTTCCAACTTTGGAGCATCATGTTCGGCCAGTGAACATGGTTTGTCTAGCAACTGTATCTACTTTCTGAACAACATCGCTGCCGAGGAGAATTACCTGCACATTTTCAACCTGGAGAAAGGGACTGAAGAAGTGCAACGTCCTTTTAGACACAAAAATGGTTGCCTGCTGCCACCGCCACGTCCACCGATGTGGCTGTTACCCACAGACGACTGA